A portion of the Acidisarcina polymorpha genome contains these proteins:
- a CDS encoding UDP-glucose dehydrogenase family protein, which yields MVKKVSIAVVGSGYVGLVAAVCFAELGHDVICVDNDEKKVEMLRNGGVPIHERFLPELLDRHRNKGIVFSTELGEATRKSEVIFIAVGTPQSDSGHADLSYVEAVVSEIARSIDSYKVIVEKSTVPVYTNEWVRRVMERHGVERGHFDVVSNPEFLREGTAVSDFLHPDRIVVGADSEASAALLGRIYAPITDGSYYEREAAVPGPLTPATPATILYTSAQSAEIIKHASNAFLAMKISFINSVANLCEAVNADVKEVAKGIGLDGRIGPKFLNPGVGYGGSCFPKDLAAFRWVAEQQGIDFKLLAEVEKINSVQKKNFFNKIRAALWTLRGKRIAILGLAFKGDTDDIRDSPALDIIKMLLHEGCVLVAHDPAATERAKEVFPESAQIRYVDDPYSAASNADALVILTDWQQFADLDLDRLNKALKFPIIIDGRNLYDPALMLEKNFTYVSVGRPAVYPSREWYANKRLP from the coding sequence ATGGTAAAAAAAGTATCCATTGCGGTGGTAGGGTCCGGCTATGTGGGTCTCGTAGCCGCAGTGTGCTTCGCGGAGCTTGGGCACGACGTCATCTGTGTGGACAATGACGAGAAGAAGGTCGAGATGCTCCGCAATGGCGGAGTGCCGATCCACGAGCGCTTCCTCCCCGAACTGCTGGATCGCCACCGCAACAAAGGGATCGTTTTTTCGACGGAGCTCGGCGAGGCTACCCGCAAGTCGGAGGTCATTTTCATTGCTGTTGGAACACCGCAAAGTGACTCCGGACACGCCGATCTTTCCTATGTGGAAGCGGTCGTAAGCGAGATTGCCCGTTCTATCGATAGCTACAAAGTCATTGTTGAAAAGAGCACCGTTCCGGTCTACACCAACGAATGGGTTCGACGAGTGATGGAACGGCATGGCGTTGAACGAGGTCATTTCGATGTAGTTTCTAATCCCGAGTTTCTGCGGGAGGGCACGGCCGTCTCCGACTTTCTTCATCCCGACCGGATTGTGGTGGGCGCCGATTCCGAGGCCTCGGCTGCACTGCTGGGTCGAATCTATGCGCCGATCACCGACGGATCCTATTATGAGCGCGAAGCAGCGGTTCCCGGGCCTTTGACCCCGGCGACTCCGGCCACAATTTTGTACACCTCGGCGCAGAGCGCGGAGATAATCAAGCATGCTTCGAATGCTTTTCTGGCAATGAAGATCTCCTTCATCAACAGCGTCGCCAATCTATGTGAGGCGGTGAACGCGGACGTCAAGGAAGTTGCGAAGGGGATTGGGCTGGATGGGCGCATCGGTCCGAAGTTCCTGAATCCCGGCGTGGGTTATGGCGGCTCTTGCTTTCCCAAGGATCTGGCCGCGTTTCGCTGGGTCGCTGAACAGCAGGGGATTGACTTCAAATTGCTCGCCGAAGTGGAAAAGATTAACTCGGTTCAGAAGAAGAACTTTTTTAATAAGATCCGCGCGGCACTCTGGACCCTGCGCGGAAAGCGCATTGCGATTTTGGGACTTGCGTTCAAAGGCGATACCGATGACATCCGGGATTCACCCGCGTTGGATATCATCAAGATGCTGCTGCATGAGGGTTGTGTGCTGGTCGCCCACGATCCGGCCGCGACTGAGCGCGCGAAGGAAGTTTTTCCTGAATCAGCGCAGATTCGCTACGTGGATGATCCGTATTCGGCCGCCAGCAATGCGGATGCGTTGGTCATTCTAACGGACTGGCAGCAGTTCGCGGATCTCGATCTCGACCGATTGAACAAGGCGCTCAAGTTCCCCATCATCATCGATGGACGCAACCTCTATGACCCGGCTTTGATGCTGGAAAAGAACTTCACCTATGTAAGCGTTGGGCGTCCTGCTGTCTATCCGTCACGGGAGTGGTACGCAAATAAGCGCCTCCCGTAG
- a CDS encoding putative colanic acid biosynthesis acetyltransferase, with translation MAAVRVILPVAGADPTLRPSFSFRNRLARGAWGLCWVLFFRTSPRPFHAWRSLLLRLFGATLGTACHFYPKSKIWAPWNLTCEDRVSVGDDAELYNPSHFYLASHCIISQGAYLCGASHDYNDREFAMISFPMKIGAYAWICARAIVHPRVNVGTGAILGLGSIATSDLEPFGIYVGLPARKVKERLRASVPEQYRHH, from the coding sequence ATGGCGGCGGTCCGAGTGATTCTGCCGGTGGCCGGCGCCGACCCTACCCTGCGGCCCTCGTTCTCGTTCCGCAATCGACTCGCCCGAGGAGCTTGGGGTCTTTGCTGGGTATTGTTCTTTCGAACATCTCCACGGCCTTTTCACGCCTGGCGCTCGCTGCTTCTCCGCCTCTTCGGGGCGACGCTCGGAACCGCCTGTCATTTTTATCCGAAATCGAAAATCTGGGCGCCATGGAACCTAACCTGCGAAGACCGGGTCAGCGTGGGCGACGATGCCGAACTCTACAATCCTTCGCACTTCTATCTCGCCTCCCATTGCATCATTTCCCAGGGAGCTTACCTTTGCGGAGCGAGTCACGACTACAACGACCGCGAGTTCGCTATGATCTCCTTCCCGATGAAGATCGGCGCATACGCCTGGATATGCGCGCGCGCCATTGTGCATCCGCGGGTGAATGTCGGAACTGGGGCCATTTTGGGGTTAGGTTCGATCGCGACCTCTGACCTTGAGCCCTTCGGTATCTATGTCGGACTGCCCGCCAGGAAGGTCAAGGAGAGGCTACGCGCCTCGGTTCCTGAACAGTATCGACATCACTAA
- a CDS encoding glycosyltransferase, producing the protein MRDTSSTRIAGFVVMRFLHTIHSLSPESGGPAEGLRQLAEKAHTSGIYETEVVSLDDPSSAFLQSASSPLQCAYMTAHAVGPGLGKYGYTQRLDQWLEKNLSRFNGVVINGLWQYHAYAAWKACRETLPYLVFTHGMLDPWFKRHYPIKHLKKAVYWGAVEHRVLRDALSVMFTSSLEAELARESFWPSQWNSVVSPYGTGEPPQDRESVIREFYGRCPRVCGHPFMLFLGRLHEKKGCDLLVEAFARQARAHPAVHLIMAGPDQQGWIPKLVSFAVRQGLRDRVHFPGMLQAGAKWGAFYAADVFVLPSHQENFGIAVAEALACGTPVLISNKVNIWREIMADGVGLVENDDLEGTERLLERWGRMSAVEKTQMAERCHSSFKRRFDLNQTPRIIADQFATARKL; encoded by the coding sequence ATGCGGGATACCAGTTCGACTCGGATTGCCGGCTTCGTCGTGATGCGCTTTCTGCACACCATCCATTCATTGTCGCCAGAAAGCGGCGGCCCCGCCGAGGGGCTTCGGCAGCTCGCCGAAAAAGCGCATACGTCCGGTATCTATGAGACCGAAGTGGTCTCTCTGGATGACCCTTCATCGGCTTTTTTGCAGTCCGCTTCTTCGCCCCTCCAATGCGCTTATATGACTGCTCATGCGGTCGGTCCTGGCCTCGGTAAATACGGCTACACCCAGCGCCTCGATCAATGGCTTGAGAAAAATCTATCGCGCTTTAACGGCGTTGTAATTAACGGTCTTTGGCAGTATCACGCATATGCCGCGTGGAAGGCTTGCCGGGAAACGCTTCCTTATCTGGTATTTACCCACGGAATGCTCGACCCCTGGTTCAAGCGGCATTACCCAATCAAGCATCTGAAAAAGGCCGTTTACTGGGGCGCCGTCGAACACCGGGTGCTGCGCGATGCACTGAGTGTCATGTTCACCTCTTCGCTTGAGGCTGAATTGGCGAGAGAGTCTTTCTGGCCATCTCAGTGGAATAGCGTCGTCTCACCCTATGGCACGGGGGAGCCGCCACAAGACCGGGAGTCAGTGATTCGCGAGTTTTACGGGAGATGTCCACGGGTCTGCGGGCATCCATTTATGCTTTTCCTCGGTCGCCTTCACGAGAAAAAAGGCTGCGACCTACTGGTGGAGGCTTTTGCCCGGCAGGCGCGAGCACACCCAGCGGTCCACCTGATTATGGCTGGTCCTGATCAGCAGGGCTGGATTCCTAAACTTGTCTCCTTCGCGGTTCGCCAGGGATTGCGAGACCGGGTCCATTTTCCCGGAATGTTACAAGCCGGGGCTAAATGGGGAGCCTTCTATGCGGCCGATGTATTTGTGCTGCCCTCGCACCAAGAGAATTTCGGCATTGCAGTGGCCGAAGCCCTGGCCTGCGGGACTCCGGTGCTGATCTCCAACAAGGTCAACATCTGGAGGGAGATTATGGCGGACGGCGTGGGGCTGGTCGAAAATGACGACCTCGAAGGAACCGAGCGTCTGCTGGAACGCTGGGGGCGAATGTCCGCCGTTGAAAAGACGCAAATGGCCGAAAGATGTCATTCTTCCTTTAAGCGGCGCTTCGATTTGAATCAGACGCCGAGGATCATCGCGGACCAATTTGCAACCGCGCGAAAGCTGTAG
- a CDS encoding NUDIX hydrolase produces the protein MIRREYPDAPIVGVGGVVIEGDQVLLVRRGQEPMKGEWSLPGGVLELGETLESGILREIHEETGLLVEVLQVLEVLDKIVFEDRDVSATTGEGSERRRRAAENPSFRRIRYHYVLIDFLCATSSGSLRSGSDALEAQWVTQGDLNSGPLSRMAPVTLEVIKKGFKLFQARVNRYAGE, from the coding sequence TTGATTCGAAGAGAGTATCCGGATGCTCCGATTGTGGGCGTCGGTGGCGTAGTTATCGAAGGTGACCAGGTTCTGCTGGTGCGCCGGGGCCAAGAGCCGATGAAAGGGGAGTGGTCCTTGCCGGGCGGAGTCCTGGAGCTCGGAGAGACGCTTGAGTCCGGCATTCTCCGGGAGATTCACGAGGAAACGGGGCTTCTCGTTGAAGTTCTTCAGGTACTGGAAGTACTGGACAAGATTGTTTTTGAGGATCGCGATGTCTCGGCAACAACCGGCGAGGGGAGTGAGCGGAGGCGAAGGGCAGCGGAAAATCCTAGCTTCAGGCGTATTCGGTATCACTATGTGTTGATCGATTTTCTATGTGCGACTTCGAGCGGATCTCTGCGCTCCGGTAGCGATGCATTGGAGGCACAATGGGTTACGCAAGGCGACTTGAACTCAGGGCCTCTCTCTCGTATGGCTCCAGTAACTTTGGAGGTCATTAAAAAGGGATTCAAGTTATTCCAGGCACGCGTCAATCGGTATGCTGGAGAATGA